Proteins from a genomic interval of Medicago truncatula cultivar Jemalong A17 chromosome 3, MtrunA17r5.0-ANR, whole genome shotgun sequence:
- the LOC11417612 gene encoding D-cysteine desulfhydrase 2, mitochondrial — protein MRNAIRSSAFQVILKPKLLSEESMEKLLNRTWTLPNPETKIHQVIHQHGLGARNFLLNTNPDFRNGNVEIDKQRKSFYLVRDDLLHPVINGNKARKLDGLLPLLHDYSVTDVVTCGGCQSAHTAAIAVLCAERGIVSHLLLRGEQPEILTGYNLMSTIYGNVTYVPRNVYANREEMLKNYAESVAGNSGSVLWFSDIIQASSTNELSTSNFMQTDASRSEGNHLQKILIVNEGAGDSVALLGIIRLVQYLSQNHLLGKQRAMKFVVDAGTGTTAVGIGLAALCLGLPWEVYAVMLADKIDGYRKQEKRLISEFNKHFNVEFIDHDVNKDDGIVHWVERDHPRKFGNILDGEMVVCQQIAQQTGILVDPVYTLAAWEAAMLLSSEENEGRAEVVMLHTGGTLGLFGLAQRYKNYFGMLKNDSIIVRK, from the exons ATGAGAAACGCGATTCGTTCAAGCGCTTTTCAG GtaattttaaaaccaaaactCCTAAGTGAGGAGTCTATGGAAAAGTTACTCAACAGAACATGGACATTGCCAAACCCTGAAACTAAAATTCATCAAGTTATTCATCAACATGGATTGGGAGCTCGTAATTTTCTATTGAACACAAATCCAGATTTTCGTAATGGCAATGTTGAAATTGATAAACAAAGGAAAAGCTTTTATTTGGTGCGCGATGATTTGTTGCACCCGGTGATTAATGGTAATAAAGCAAGAAAATTGGATGGATTACTTCCCTTGCTTCATGATTATTCAGTCACTGATGTG GTTACTTGTGGAGGTTGTCAGAGTGCTCACACAGCTGCTATCG CTGTTCTGTGTGCTGAGAGAGGAATTGTGTCACATTTGCTTCTACGAGGAGAGCAGCCTGAAATCTTAACTGGCTATAACTTGATGTCTACAATATACGGAAATGTCACATATGTTCCAAGAAATGTTTACGCCAACAGGGAAGAAATGCTAAAGAACTATGCCGAGTCAGTGGCCGGAAACAGCGGTTCTGTTCTATGGTTCAGTGATATCATTCAAGCTTCTTCAACAAACGAATTGTCTACTTCAAATTTTATGCAAACGGATGCTAGTCGAAGTGAGGGAAACCATCTTCAAAAGATTTTAATTGTCAATGAAGGGGCTGGTGATTCTGTTGCTCTATTAG GTATTATTCGGTTAGTGCAATACTTGTCACAGAATCATTTACTTGGGAAACAAAGGGCCATGAAGTTTGTTGTGGATGCTGGTACTGGCACAACAGCAGTTGGTATAGGACTTGCAGCGCTTTGCTTAGG ACTCCCATGGGAGGTATATGCAGTCATGCTGGCTGATAAAATTGATGGGTACCGAAAACAGGAAAAGCGCTTGATTTCTGAATTCAATAAGCATTTTAATGTTGAGTTCATTGACCACGATGTAAACAAAGATGATGGGATTGTGCACTGGGTGGAACGTGACCATCCAAGAAA ATTTGGCAATATTTTGGATGGGGAAATGGTAGTATGTCAGCAAATTGCCCAGCAAACTGGTATTCTAGTGGATCCTGTCTACACATTAGCTGCTTGGGAAGCGGCAATGCTTCTTTCTAGCGAAGAGAATGAAGGAAGA